Within the Streptomyces sp. R41 genome, the region TTCGCGGCGGGCGCCGCGCAGGCTCACGGCGATGGCACCGGCGGCGACTACTCCGGTGACCGCGGAGACCGGGGCGTTGATGAATCCGTCAGGCACATGCACCGTTCGATGATAGTGCCTTGTTGCGAATGGCTTGCAAGAGCGAGCCGCCCATGAATAGCCCATGAGGTGCGCCCAGGGCGGACCTTGGAGGATCGAACCGAATGATCCGGAAGCGTTTTCCGTGAGATGTGCGACATTGGAATGGTGACGGATTCACAGATTCCACACAGCTAACACAGCGTAAGGAGTCGGTTCATGTACGCCGTCGAACAGTACGCCCGCGCCCATATCGTCACGGACACCGCCGACTCCCCCGACGACGAACACCGGGCCGTCCCCGTGGCCCTCCGTTACGACCCGGAGAGCGATCCCCGCCGGGTGCACATCACTTTGCCCGGGCCCCATGAGTGGGTGTTCGCCCGCGAGCTGCTCGAGCAGGGGCTGCGCGTTCCCGTCAGCAGCGGCGGCGTCCGCGTGTGGCCGTGCGGCCGGGTGCAGGCCGTCATGGAGTTCCACTCGGCGGACGGAGTGGCGGTCGTGCAGGTCGACTCGAAAGTCCTGATGCGCTTCCTGCGTCGCACGTACACGGCGACGCCTCCGGCAGCAGCGGCGGCGGGCCTGTCGCCCGCTGGGGTCGGACACGGTGCGGCGTCGCGCGGGCGCGCCTAGCGTCGAATCCAGAGCCCCGTCGGACAGCGCGAGAGCCCGGTCGGACAGCGCTAGACCCCGGTCGATGACCGCGAAAGCCCAACAGACGCCGGTAAGGGCGCCCCACGCGTGGGGCGCCCTTACCGCGGTTGAGGTGTGCTCAGACCCGGGCCAGTTCCCGGTCGTCGTCCTCGTCCATCGGCTTCTTGTCGAGTGCCCGCAGACCCTCGCCCTCGACGTCGACGTTCGGCAGCGCGCGGTCCAGCCACTTCGGCAGCCACCAGGCCTTCTTGCCCAGCAGGGCCAGGACGGCCGGGACGAGCGCCATGCGCACGAGGAACGCGTCGAAGAAGACGGCGATCGCGAGGCCGAAGCCGATCATCTTGATCATCGACTCGCTGGAGCCGATGAAGCCCGAGAACACCGCGATCATGATGACGGCCGCCGCCGTGACCACTCGCGCGCCGTGCTTGAAGCCGGTCACGATGGCCTGGCCGGCCTTCTCCCCGTGGACGTACGCCTCGCGCATCCGGGTCACCAGGAAGACCTCGTAGTCCATGGCGAGACCGAAGACGACGCCCACCATGAAGATCGGCATCATCGACATGATCGGGCCGGTCTCCTCGACGCCCATGAGGCCGGACAGCCAGCCCCACTGGAACACCGCGACGACGGCGCCGAGCGCGGCCATCACCGAGAGCAGGAAGCCGAGGGCCGCCTTCAGCGGGACCAGGATCGAGCGGAAGACCACGATCAGGAGCAGGAAGGCGAGGCCGACCACCAGCGCGAGATACGGGATCAGCGCGTCGTTGAGCTTCTGCGAGAAGTCGATGTTCATCGCGGTGGTGCCGGTGACCAGCACCTTGGCGTCGGTGTCCGCCTTGACGTCGGCGCCCTCGTCACGGATGGCGTGCACCAGGTCCTCGGTCTTGACGGAGGACGGCTTCGAGTCGGGGATCACCGTGATCATCGCGGTGTCGCCGGCCTTGTTCCACGTCGCCGGGGTCACCGTCACGACGCCCTTGAGGTCCTTGATCTTGTCGGACACCTCGGTGACGGCGCCCTTCGGGTCGTCACTCGCCTTCGCGTCGGACACGACCATCAGCGGGCCGTTGAAGCCGGGCCCGAAGCCCTCGGACAGCAGGTCGTACGCGCGGCGCTGCGTGGTCGACGTCGGCTGCGAACCGTCGTCGGGCAGACCCAGTTCGAGCGAGGTCGCCGGGATCGCGGCCGCGCCCAGGCCCACCACACCGAGCAGCAGCACGGCGAGCGGACGGCGCACGACGAAGCTCGCCCAGCGCGTGCCCATGTTGGGCTTGCTCTCCTTCTTGGCCTTCTTGGCGGCGCGACCGCCGCCGAGCAGCTTGCTCTTCTCCCCCGCGGGCTTCACCTTCTTGCCCGCGTACCCGAGCAGCGCCGGGATCATCGTCAGCGCGATCAGTACGGCGATGGCGACCGTGCCCGCCGCCGCGACGCCCATCTTCGTCAGCATCGGGATGTTGACGACCGACAGGCCGACCAGCGCGATCACGACCGTCAGCCCCGCGAAGACCACCGCGGAGCCCGCCGTGCCGACAGCACGTCCGGCCGCCTCCTCGCGTTCGCGGCCCTCGGCCAGCTCGGCCCGGTAGCGGGAGACGATGAACAGCGCGTAGTCGATGCCGACCGCGAGGCCGATCATCATCGCCAGGGTCGACGTGGTGGTGCCGAGGTCGAGCGCGTTGGCGAGGGCGGTGATGCTGGAGACGCCGATGCCGACACCGATCAGCGCGGTCAGCAGCGGCAGCCCGGCCGCGATCAGCGAGCCGAAGGTGATGACGAGCACGACCGCGGCGACCGCGATACCGATGACCTCGGTGGATCCGGTCTCGGGCGTCGCCTGGAGCGCGTCACCGCCCACCTCGACGGTCAGCCCGGCATCCCGCGCCTCCTGCGCGGTCTCCTTCAGGGCGTCCTTCGAGGAGTCCTTCAACTCCATCCCGGAGACCTTGTACTTCACCTGCGTGTAGGCGATCGAGCCGTCCTTGCTCACGGCCTTCGCCTTGAACGGGTCGGTGACGGAGGTGACTTCGGAGCCGTCGCCGAGCGCCTTGACGGTCTTCTCGACGGTGGCCTTGTTGTCCTTGTCCGACATCTTCTCGCCGCTGGGCGCCTTGAAGACGACTCGCGCGGTCGCTCCGTCGGCGCTCATGCCGGGGAAGCGGTTCTCCAGCAGGTCGAAGGCCTTCTGCGCCTCGGTGCCGGGGATCGAGAAGGAGGACGCACCCGCGGTGGGCGCGGAAGCGGCGCCGACACCCGCGAGCGTCAGCAGCGCCACCCAGATCAGGGCGACGAAGTGCCGTCGCCTGAAGGCGAGTCGGCCGAGTTTGTAGAGGAACGTGGCCACGAGGGCGTTCTCCCGGTCAGGTCGTGGGATGGCAGGGGCTGGTGTGATCACCCGAGTGGGGGCAGGGGGGATCAGCCCGACGACGTGAGCGGTCGCGCGTCAGGTGCAACTGGTGGTTCTTACAAGGGAGTTGGAGGAGGTTCAGGCACCGAGGGCGGGGAAGACCACGGCATCGAAGTACTTGCGGAGGAACGCCTGGGTCGGCGGCAGATCATCGATGAACGTGCGGGCAGCGAAGCCGCCGATCACCATGTGCAGCACGTAGTCCAGCGCGGGGTTGTCCGGACGGATCTCACCCCGGTCGACGGCACGCCGGAGGACCGTGCGCATCTCCTCGATCTCCGGCTCGATGAGCAGTTCCCGGAAGGCCTTGAGGAGATCGGGGTTGGAGTGCACCGCCATGGCCAGGGCCCGCATCAGCGCGGAGTTCTGCTCCATGGTGCAGTCGTCCTCACGCGCCAGCAGCGAGAGGAAGTCGCCCCGAAGGGACCCCGTGTCGACATCGGCGATGCCCCGCTTGCTGTGCCGCATCGCCTTGACGACCAGTTCGGCCTTGCCGCCCCACTGGCGGTAGAGGGTGGCCTTGCTGGACTTGGTGCGCGCGGCGACGGCATCCATGGTCAGCGCGTCGTATCCGACCTCCCGGAGCAGGTCGAGCACGGCCGTGTACAGCTCGGCCTCGCGCTCGGGCGTGATCCGACTGCGTCGCGCCGTTGCGGTCTCAGCCATCGCACTCACCTTCTCCTGCTCCGCGCCCGGAGCGGCAGGGCTCCGAACGACACGGTTTCGTACGTCTTCGTCGTACGTCTCTGAAGATACCCCGAGAGTCAACGAAACGAAACCGTTTCGTACGTGTTCTGGGTCACGGGTGTGCTTTCACCAGTTGCCGAGGCCCGCTGAAGTTGCCGGTGCCCGCCGAGCGGAAAAGCATGGGTAGGTGAGCGACGAGCACGAGAAGGCGACCACGGACCGGGCGACCACCGACGAGAACGCGACGACCGACGAACAGGTGATCCCCGACGAACAGGTGATCATCGACGAGAGCGCGACCGGCACGGACCTCGCACCCGGATACCTGCGCTTCCCGCACCTCAGCGGCGACCTGCTGTGCTTCGCGGCCGAGGACGACCTGTGGGTGGCCCCCCTCGACGGGCCGGGGCGCGCCTGGCGGGTCACCGTGGACCGCACCAAGGTCGGCCACCCCCGCTTCTCCCCCGATGGCCGCCACATCGCGTACACCAGCTGGCGCAGCTTCGTCCCGGAGATCCATCTGGCGCCGGTGGCCGGCGGACCCGGCAGGCGGCTCACCTACTGGGGCAGCGCGGACACCCAGGTCTGCGGCTGGTCCCCCGACGGCGACATCCTCGCCGTCGCCTCGCACGGCGAACCCTTCTCGTACTTCACCTGGGCCTACAAGGTCCCCACCAACGGCGACCCGGGCGGCAAGATGCCCTGGGGCCCGGTCTCGCACATCGCGACCGCCGACATCGACGGCGAGCGCAAGACCCTGCTGCTCACCGGCACCCCGCCGCACGAGCCGGCCGCCTGGAAGCGGTACCGCGGCGGCGCGATGGGCCGACTCTGGTTGCACGGTCGGCAGCTGCTCGCCGACCTCGAGGGCCACCTCGCCTGCCCCATGTTCGTCCGCGACCGCATCGCCTTCCTCTCCGACCACGAGGGCATCGGGAACCTCTACTCCTGCGCGTACGACGGCTCCGACCTGCGCCGGCACACCGACCACGACGCCTTCTACGCCCGGCACGCCTCCAGCGACGGCACCCGGGTCGTCTACCAGTGCGCGGGCGACCTGTGGATCGTCGACGACCTGTCCCCGGAGTCGATCCCGCGCCGCCTCGACGTCCGCCTGGGCGGGCCGCGCGCGGGACGCCGTACGTACCAGGTGCCGGCCACCCAGAACGTCGACGGCATCTCCGTGGACGAGACGGGCCGGGCCAGCGCCGTCGTCGTACGCGGCAGCCTGTACTGGCTCACGCACCGCGACGGCCCCGCCCGCACGATCACGGACACCCCGGGGGTACGGGTCCGGCTCCCCGAGATGCTCGGCTCGGGCGGTCAGGTCGCCTACGTCACGGACGCGGAGGGCGAGGACGCCGTCGAGATCGCCTTCCTCCCGCGCGCCACCGGCGACAGCGAGCCGCGCCGGCTCGCCTCCGGCGAGCTGGGCCGCGTACAGGAGCTGGTGTCGGACCCGCAGGGCGAGCGCCTCGCGATCGCCTCGAACGACGGGCGGCTGCTGCTGCTCGATGCCACGGAGGAGTCCGGGGGCACCTCCGTGGCGAAGTCCGGGGGAGGAGAGGTCACGGAGCTCATTCGGTCCATCAACGGGCCGGTACGGGATCTGGCCTTCTCGCCGGACGGGGCGTGGCTGACATGGTCGCACCCGGGCATCGGCCGCTCCCTGCGCCAGATCAAGATGGCGCGGATAAAGGACCACCTGATCGTCGATGTCACCAACGGGCGCTTCGAGGACGAGAACCCGGTGTTCACGCGGGACGGCCGCTATCTGGCCTTCCTTTCCTGGCGCGGCTTCGACCCGGTGTACGACGTGCACACCGGGGATCTTTCCTTCCCGCTCGGCTGCAGGCCCTATCTGGTGCCGCTCTCCTCCGTGACCCCCTCCCCGTTCGCGCTGAACCCCGAGGGGCGTCCGGTCGCCGGGGGCCTGGATCCGGTCGAGGACGAGGCGGGCGACGGCAGCATGGCCACCGTCGAGCTGGAAGGCCTGGAGAGCCGGGTGACCCCCTTCCCGGTCACCGCCTCCAAGTATTCGGCGCTGCATCCGGTCGCGGGCGGCGGCCTCGTCTGGCTGCGCTGGCCGATCTCGGGCGCGCTGGGCGAGACCTTCGTGAACCCCGCCGACCTGTCCGGCCGCCCGACCCTCGAATACTTCAACCTCGGCAAGGCGAAGAAGTCCGAACTCGTCGAGCATCTGGACTGGTTCGCGGTGAGCGGCGACGGCACCCGGCTGGTGGTCGTGGACGAGGGCGACCTGCGCGCCGTCCCCTCCACCGAGCCCGGCGACGGCGACACCACGGTCTGGATCGACCTGCGCCGTGTCATCCACAACGTGGACCCGCCCGCCGAATGGCGCCAGGCGTACGCGGAGGCGGGCCGCATCATCCGCGACTACTTCTGGGAACCGCACATGTGCGGCATCGACTGGAACGCGGTGCTCGCGCAGTACCGCCCGCTGGTCGAACGGGTCGCGTCACCGGACGAGTTCGCGGACCTGCTGCGCGAGGTTCTCGGCGAACTGGGCACCTCGCACGCGTACGTCTCCGCCGCCCGCCGCAACGAGGGCCCCGCCCACTACCAGCGCTGGCAGGGCCTGCTGGGCGCCAACCTCGTCCGCCGCGACGGCAGTTGGATGCTCAAGCGAATCCTGCCCGGCGACTCGTCCGACTCCAAGGCCCGCTCTCCCCTTGCCGGTACGGGGATCCGCGAGGGCGCGGTGCTCACGCACGTGGACGGCCGCCCCGTGGACCCGGTCACCGGCCCGTATCCCCTGCTGGCGGGCGCGGGCGGTACGACGGTGGAGCTGACGTTCACCCCGGCGGAGGGCGAGGGCCGGCCGCGCCGGGTCGCCGTGGTGCCCCTGATCGACGAGCGGCCCCTTCGCTACCAGGACTGGGTGGCCAAACGCCGCGAAGTGGTACGGGAGTTGAGCCACGGCATGTGCGGGTATCTGCACATCCCGGACATGGGCGGCTCGGGCTGGGCCCAGTTCAACCGCGACCTGCGCATGGAGCTCTCACGCCCCGCCCTGATCGTCGACGTACGCGGCAACGCGGGCGGCCACATCAGCGAGCTGGTCGTCGAAAAGCTGACGCGCACGATCCTGGGCTGGGACCTGACACGCAACGCCCAGCCGGTGTCGTACGCGTCGAACGCGCCACGGGGCCCGGTGGTCGCCCTGGCGGACGAGGCGACCTCGTCGGACGGCGACATGATCACGGCGGCGTTCAAGCTGTTGAAGCTGGGCCCGGTGGTCGGCCAGCGCACCTGGGGCGGCGTCGTCGGCATGACCGGCCGCCACCGCCTCGGCGACGGCACGGTGATCACCGTCCCCATGAACGCGGCCTGGTTCGACGCGTACGGCTGGTCCATCGAAAACCGTGGCGTCATCCCGGACTTGGAGATCCTGCGCACCCCGCTCGACTGGGCCGAGGGCCGCCACGCCCAACTCGACGACGCCATCCAATTGGCCCTGGACCTCCTGAACACCAACCCGGCGGCGTCGCCACCGGACTATTCGCACGTGCCGGACAGGACCAGGCCGAAACTCCCCCCGAGGCCGACGAGTTAGCGACCGCCGGGCGGCAGCCGAACCGCTACCGCTGTGGGCAATCGTCCCGCAGGGCGATGGGGGTCCCCAGCGGCAGCCAACGCAGGAATGGGGCGCCCCCATGAGAGGGGCACCCCATCCGGGTAAAGCCGGCGCAGCAAGTCGCGAACGATCAGACGTCGTAGTCCTGGTCGAAGCGGTCCTGGGCCTCCTGCTGAATGCGCTCGTCCTCCCGCAGGTTCTGCGAGCGCTGGCTCGGCGAGCCCTGCTTCTGCGAGCCCTGCTTCTGCGAAGTCCGCTCGCGCGTCTCTTCCTTCGCGTCGCCCATCTTCTTCTTGGCCTGCTGCTTCATCTGCTCGGCCTTGTCCTGGAACTGGTCCTTCATGCCCATGAGGTTTCACTCCCATAGTGGGTGAGGGGATTGGGCCTCGACCAGACTTACACGAGGGGACAAAGCACGCATTTCGATCAGTGACTCACGGTGAGCCACAGCAGATCACTCAAGGTGAAGTGCCCTGCCGCCGCTGCTCGTCGGCGGCCCCACCGGCCCCGACCAGCCCCGTGCGCACGCTCGCGAGCCGCGGCTCGAACCGCCGCATCTCGCGCTGCCCGACCGCCCCGATGATCCCGGGCAGATACCCGCGCACGCCCTGCATCCCGCGCAGCCACCACTGCGCGTACACATGACTCGACCGCCGCTCTATCCCGGCGACGATCCGGTCCACCGCAGGACCCAGCGGATACGTCTTGTTGGACGGCCACGGCAGCCGCTGCCGCAGTTCGCGCATCACCTCGTCCTGGTCGGCGCCCCGCACCATGTCGGTGTCGGTCCACGACAGATAACCCACCCCGACGCGCACGCCCTTGTAGCCGACCTCGGCGCGCAGGCTGTGCGCGTACGCCTCCACGCCCGACTTGGACGCGCAGTACGCGGTCATCATCGGCGCCGGAGTGATGGCGGCGAGCGAGGCGATCTGCAGCAGATACCCCCGGCTCTCCATCAGCACGGGCAGGAACGCCCGCGCCGTCACCGCCGATCCGATCAGATTGACCTCGATGACGCGCCGCCAGGCGACGGGGTCGGAGTCCACGAAGGGCCCGCCACTGGCCACCCCCGCGTTGGCGACGACGATGTCCACCTTCCCGAACCGCTGCTTGACCTCCTCCGCGACCCGCGCCATCGCCTCGTGGTCGGTGACGTCGGCGTACCAGTGGTCGCTGTCGCTGTGCAGCCGCTGCGAGACCTGCTTGAGCTCGTCCGCCTCCAGGCCGACGAGTGCGACCTTGGCGCCGCGCGCCGAGAGCTTGCGGGCGAGGAGTTCACCGACGCCCCGCGCCGCCCCCGTGACGACCGCGACCTGTCCTTCCAGGCTGACCCTGCTCATGCGCCCTCCTTGATCTCTACGGCTTCCGGTGCCCGTGAGGTGTACGTGGTGACGAGTTCGCGTATGCGCGAGGTCACCAGCTCGGGCGCCTCCACCGGTGTCATGTGTCCGAGCCCCGGCAACTCCGTGATCCCGACGCAGTTCGGCAGCGTGGCGACCAGGGCGCGCGCGTGCACGACCGGCGTCAACCGGTCCGCCGTCCCGACGACGACCGCCGTCGGGACCCGCAACTCCCGTACGCCGTGGTCGAGATCGAGCACGTCGAGGACGGCCGACCACGCATGCCGCACCTTGCGCGGACAGGCGTGCACGATCCGCGCGCACGCCTCGACCATGCCGGGCGACGAACCGGGGCCCATCGTCCCGTACTTGAGGATCCGCTTGGCCAGCGGTGTGACCGGCCCGAGCGGTGCGCGCGATCCGAGGACGGACTTGGTGATACGAGTCCGCAGCCGTCCGGCGCGCATCGGCACCACGCGCGCCTCCGCGACCAGCCGCGAGCTCCCCGTACTGCACAGCAGCGCGGCCGCCGCGTGCTCCCGGAAGCGCGCCCTGGCCGAGGCGGCCATGAGCGTCATCCCGCCCATGGAGTGCCCCACGAGCACGGCCTTCTCGCCCGGCGCGAGCGTGGCCGCGAGCACGGCCTCCAGGTCGTCGGCGAGCGCCTTTGTGCTGCACGTGGCGCTCGCGGGGCTGCGCCCGTGCCCGCGCTGGTCGTACGCGATGACCCGGTGGTCGGCGGCGAGCTCCCGTATCTGCGCCGCCCAGAAGGCGGTCGAGCAGGTCCAGCCGTGCGCGAGGACGACCGCGGGCGCGCTCTCGGGCCCGTGCACCTCGACGTGCAGTCGCGCGCCGTCGGCGGAGACGGCGGTCAGTTCTCGCGCGGGCGCGGGCGGCGCGTACGCCCCGTGCGACACATGCATCAGTCGGCTCACGCTTCGGCCTCCACCTTCTTCTCGGTACGGGACTTGGCCGGGGACTTGGCGGGGGACGTGCCGGCGGCCGGTGCCTTCGGCGCTCGCAGGACCTCGTACTCCCCCAGGTCCACGCGCCGCGTGGCCGTGCGGAACTCGCTCGTCGTACCTGGCCAGATGGTGGTGTTCACGCCGTTGGCGTCGAGGTACCAGCTGGTGCAGCCGCCGGTGTTCCACACCGTGCGCTTCATGCGCTCCTGGACCTTGTGGTTCCAGGCGTCCACGGCGCCGGGGCGCGCGTCGAGGGCCGCACGCCCTCCGAGGACGTCCAACTGCCGTACGAAGTCGGCCATGTAGTTCAGCTGGGACTCGATCATCAGGATCATCGACGAGTTCCCGAGGCCGGTGTTGGGCCCGATGATCGTCATCCAGTTGGGGAAGCCGGCCGCGGTCGCCCCGCGCAGCGACTTCATACCGGTCCGCCACACCTCGGCGAGCGTCTTCCCCTCCGCCCCGACGACCCGTTCCGCGATCGGCATGTCGGTGACGTGGAAGCCCGTGCCGAAGACGATCGCGTCGACCTCGGCGGTGCTGCCGTCGGCGGCGACGAGGGTGGAGCCGTCGATCTCGGCGAGCCCGGAGGCCACCAGGTCCACATTCGGCCGGGTGAGCGCCGGGTAGTAGGTGTTGGAGAGCAGAATGCGCTTGCAGCCGATCCGGTAGTCGGGAGTCAGCTTCTTCCGAAGCTCCGGATCCTTGACGGCGCGGGCGATGTTCCGCTTGGCCAACTGCTCCACCATGCCCAGCTCATTGGGCCGCTTGGTGAACGCCTGGACCTGCAACTCCCGGATGCCCCACAGGAGTCCGCGCCGGGCCTGGGTCGTGAACGGCAGCTGCCGGTGCAGCCATCGCTCGACACCGCTGATGGCCCGGTCGACGCGCGGCATCACCCAGGGCGGGGTGCGCTGGAAGAGGGTGAGCTTGGCGACCTCGGGCTGGATCGACGGCACGATCTGGATGGCCGAAGCGCCGGTGCCGATCATGGCGACGCGCTTGCCGCGCAGGTCGTAGTCGTGGTCCCAGCGGGCCGAGTGGAAGACCTTGCCGGGGAAGGTGTCGATCCCCGGGACGTCCGGGATCTTGGGGTCGGAGAGCGGCCCGGTGGCGGAGACGACGACATCCGCCGTGAGGAAGCCACTGCTGGTCTCGATCCCCCAGCGCAGCTTCTCCGCGTCCCAGGTCATCATCTTCACTTCGGTGTTGAAGCGCAGATGCGACCGCAGCCGGAAGACGTCCGCGACGTGCTCCAGGTACGCGCGGATGTGCTCCTGCCCGGAGAAGGTGCGCGGCCACTCGGGGTTGGGCGCGAACGAGAACGAGTAAAGGTGGGACGGTACGTCGCAGGCGCACCCGGGATAGCTGTTGTCCCGCCAGGTGCCGCCCACGCTGTCGGCGCGTTCCAGGACGACGAAGTCGGTGACG harbors:
- a CDS encoding SsgA family sporulation/cell division regulator; its protein translation is MYAVEQYARAHIVTDTADSPDDEHRAVPVALRYDPESDPRRVHITLPGPHEWVFARELLEQGLRVPVSSGGVRVWPCGRVQAVMEFHSADGVAVVQVDSKVLMRFLRRTYTATPPAAAAAGLSPAGVGHGAASRGRA
- a CDS encoding MMPL family transporter, whose translation is MATFLYKLGRLAFRRRHFVALIWVALLTLAGVGAASAPTAGASSFSIPGTEAQKAFDLLENRFPGMSADGATARVVFKAPSGEKMSDKDNKATVEKTVKALGDGSEVTSVTDPFKAKAVSKDGSIAYTQVKYKVSGMELKDSSKDALKETAQEARDAGLTVEVGGDALQATPETGSTEVIGIAVAAVVLVITFGSLIAAGLPLLTALIGVGIGVSSITALANALDLGTTTSTLAMMIGLAVGIDYALFIVSRYRAELAEGREREEAAGRAVGTAGSAVVFAGLTVVIALVGLSVVNIPMLTKMGVAAAGTVAIAVLIALTMIPALLGYAGKKVKPAGEKSKLLGGGRAAKKAKKESKPNMGTRWASFVVRRPLAVLLLGVVGLGAAAIPATSLELGLPDDGSQPTSTTQRRAYDLLSEGFGPGFNGPLMVVSDAKASDDPKGAVTEVSDKIKDLKGVVTVTPATWNKAGDTAMITVIPDSKPSSVKTEDLVHAIRDEGADVKADTDAKVLVTGTTAMNIDFSQKLNDALIPYLALVVGLAFLLLIVVFRSILVPLKAALGFLLSVMAALGAVVAVFQWGWLSGLMGVEETGPIMSMMPIFMVGVVFGLAMDYEVFLVTRMREAYVHGEKAGQAIVTGFKHGARVVTAAAVIMIAVFSGFIGSSESMIKMIGFGLAIAVFFDAFLVRMALVPAVLALLGKKAWWLPKWLDRALPNVDVEGEGLRALDKKPMDEDDDRELARV
- a CDS encoding TetR/AcrR family transcriptional regulator, with product MAETATARRSRITPEREAELYTAVLDLLREVGYDALTMDAVAARTKSSKATLYRQWGGKAELVVKAMRHSKRGIADVDTGSLRGDFLSLLAREDDCTMEQNSALMRALAMAVHSNPDLLKAFRELLIEPEIEEMRTVLRRAVDRGEIRPDNPALDYVLHMVIGGFAARTFIDDLPPTQAFLRKYFDAVVFPALGA
- a CDS encoding S41 family peptidase translates to MIIDESATGTDLAPGYLRFPHLSGDLLCFAAEDDLWVAPLDGPGRAWRVTVDRTKVGHPRFSPDGRHIAYTSWRSFVPEIHLAPVAGGPGRRLTYWGSADTQVCGWSPDGDILAVASHGEPFSYFTWAYKVPTNGDPGGKMPWGPVSHIATADIDGERKTLLLTGTPPHEPAAWKRYRGGAMGRLWLHGRQLLADLEGHLACPMFVRDRIAFLSDHEGIGNLYSCAYDGSDLRRHTDHDAFYARHASSDGTRVVYQCAGDLWIVDDLSPESIPRRLDVRLGGPRAGRRTYQVPATQNVDGISVDETGRASAVVVRGSLYWLTHRDGPARTITDTPGVRVRLPEMLGSGGQVAYVTDAEGEDAVEIAFLPRATGDSEPRRLASGELGRVQELVSDPQGERLAIASNDGRLLLLDATEESGGTSVAKSGGGEVTELIRSINGPVRDLAFSPDGAWLTWSHPGIGRSLRQIKMARIKDHLIVDVTNGRFEDENPVFTRDGRYLAFLSWRGFDPVYDVHTGDLSFPLGCRPYLVPLSSVTPSPFALNPEGRPVAGGLDPVEDEAGDGSMATVELEGLESRVTPFPVTASKYSALHPVAGGGLVWLRWPISGALGETFVNPADLSGRPTLEYFNLGKAKKSELVEHLDWFAVSGDGTRLVVVDEGDLRAVPSTEPGDGDTTVWIDLRRVIHNVDPPAEWRQAYAEAGRIIRDYFWEPHMCGIDWNAVLAQYRPLVERVASPDEFADLLREVLGELGTSHAYVSAARRNEGPAHYQRWQGLLGANLVRRDGSWMLKRILPGDSSDSKARSPLAGTGIREGAVLTHVDGRPVDPVTGPYPLLAGAGGTTVELTFTPAEGEGRPRRVAVVPLIDERPLRYQDWVAKRREVVRELSHGMCGYLHIPDMGGSGWAQFNRDLRMELSRPALIVDVRGNAGGHISELVVEKLTRTILGWDLTRNAQPVSYASNAPRGPVVALADEATSSDGDMITAAFKLLKLGPVVGQRTWGGVVGMTGRHRLGDGTVITVPMNAAWFDAYGWSIENRGVIPDLEILRTPLDWAEGRHAQLDDAIQLALDLLNTNPAASPPDYSHVPDRTRPKLPPRPTS
- a CDS encoding SDR family oxidoreductase, with protein sequence MSRVSLEGQVAVVTGAARGVGELLARKLSARGAKVALVGLEADELKQVSQRLHSDSDHWYADVTDHEAMARVAEEVKQRFGKVDIVVANAGVASGGPFVDSDPVAWRRVIEVNLIGSAVTARAFLPVLMESRGYLLQIASLAAITPAPMMTAYCASKSGVEAYAHSLRAEVGYKGVRVGVGYLSWTDTDMVRGADQDEVMRELRQRLPWPSNKTYPLGPAVDRIVAGIERRSSHVYAQWWLRGMQGVRGYLPGIIGAVGQREMRRFEPRLASVRTGLVGAGGAADEQRRQGTSP
- a CDS encoding alpha/beta fold hydrolase; the encoded protein is MSRLMHVSHGAYAPPAPARELTAVSADGARLHVEVHGPESAPAVVLAHGWTCSTAFWAAQIRELAADHRVIAYDQRGHGRSPASATCSTKALADDLEAVLAATLAPGEKAVLVGHSMGGMTLMAASARARFREHAAAALLCSTGSSRLVAEARVVPMRAGRLRTRITKSVLGSRAPLGPVTPLAKRILKYGTMGPGSSPGMVEACARIVHACPRKVRHAWSAVLDVLDLDHGVRELRVPTAVVVGTADRLTPVVHARALVATLPNCVGITELPGLGHMTPVEAPELVTSRIRELVTTYTSRAPEAVEIKEGA
- a CDS encoding flavin-containing monooxygenase encodes the protein MTEHEHVRVAVIGSGFGGLGAAVRLRREGVTDFVVLERADSVGGTWRDNSYPGCACDVPSHLYSFSFAPNPEWPRTFSGQEHIRAYLEHVADVFRLRSHLRFNTEVKMMTWDAEKLRWGIETSSGFLTADVVVSATGPLSDPKIPDVPGIDTFPGKVFHSARWDHDYDLRGKRVAMIGTGASAIQIVPSIQPEVAKLTLFQRTPPWVMPRVDRAISGVERWLHRQLPFTTQARRGLLWGIRELQVQAFTKRPNELGMVEQLAKRNIARAVKDPELRKKLTPDYRIGCKRILLSNTYYPALTRPNVDLVASGLAEIDGSTLVAADGSTAEVDAIVFGTGFHVTDMPIAERVVGAEGKTLAEVWRTGMKSLRGATAAGFPNWMTIIGPNTGLGNSSMILMIESQLNYMADFVRQLDVLGGRAALDARPGAVDAWNHKVQERMKRTVWNTGGCTSWYLDANGVNTTIWPGTTSEFRTATRRVDLGEYEVLRAPKAPAAGTSPAKSPAKSRTEKKVEAEA